A single genomic interval of Oscillospiraceae bacterium harbors:
- a CDS encoding MazG family protein, with protein MVLFEEKSNYKIDDLLEIMRILRSPEGCPWDREQTHTTIKKNIIEEAYEAADAIGQNDDEALCEELGDVLLQIIFHAQMAKETGEFDFDKVCDGICRKLILRHPHVFGEVKADTAEKVLDNWAEIKKAEKGQADTTDVMNAVARSLPALMRGQKIAKAAIKGEILQPTQRQSGAEDKISALIWEAVRTAVTEKLDAEEVFTDFLNDFISRGREEE; from the coding sequence TTGGTCCTTTTTGAAGAAAAATCCAATTACAAAATCGATGATCTGCTCGAGATCATGCGGATTTTGCGCAGTCCCGAGGGCTGTCCGTGGGACAGGGAACAAACGCACACTACTATCAAAAAGAACATAATCGAAGAGGCTTATGAAGCCGCGGATGCAATCGGGCAAAACGACGACGAGGCGCTGTGCGAGGAACTCGGAGACGTGCTTTTACAGATCATCTTTCACGCCCAGATGGCAAAAGAAACCGGTGAATTCGATTTTGACAAGGTCTGCGACGGAATCTGCAGGAAATTGATTTTACGCCATCCCCATGTCTTCGGCGAAGTTAAAGCCGACACGGCTGAAAAGGTCTTAGACAACTGGGCTGAGATTAAAAAAGCTGAAAAAGGACAAGCTGATACCACAGATGTGATGAACGCGGTCGCGCGTTCGCTGCCCGCATTAATGCGGGGGCAAAAGATCGCAAAAGCAGCGATAAAAGGCGAGATTTTGCAACCGACTCAAAGGCAGTCCGGTGCCGAAGATAAGATCAGCGCACTCATCTGGGAAGCGGTTCGCACCGCGGTAACCGAAAAGCTGGACGCCGAAGAAGTCTTCACCGACTTTCTCAATGACTTTATCTCTCGGGGAAGAGAAGAAGAATAA